Within the Tursiops truncatus isolate mTurTru1 chromosome 19, mTurTru1.mat.Y, whole genome shotgun sequence genome, the region CACGACCCATTCACCtatggtgagggagggaggggcacctTTCTTTGGGAGTTAGGGGGTGCTGGGCTGGGTTCGCCTGTCCTCTCctcattcctcccctccccccacctctctctgtttctgtctccatCTATCTCTAGACTCAGTGTTTATGTCTCtgtcattctcattctctctctttctcttgatcTGGCTCTCTGACTCTTTCTGTCTTgatctccctctgtctctgtctctctgttggTCTCTGTCTATTTCATCCCTCTCTGTATCTCTGAATCTTTCTCCTTTTACCTCTTAGTATCTTATGGCTCATCCTCTGCTGCCACctgcctttctcctctccctgatCCTCACCATcatccttccccactcccttgtctcctccctcctccttgccttgcccacctcctcccctcccttttctttacatcctctCTTCTCCCTGATCCCCCTTCTCCCacatctctccctcctcctctcattgatttcctttcctcttccccatcCTTCCTCCTTGCCCCTTCCTCCCCATTCTGCCCCTCTAccatccttcctcctcccctccctgcattCACGCTCCTCCTTGCTGCCCACAGACTACCAATCCCTGCGGATCGGAGGCCTCATCATCGCCGGGATCCTTTTCATCCTGGGCATACTCATCATCTTGAGTGAGTACCCCTACCCAGACTCCAGCCGCGAATCTGCGGGTGTCTGTCCCAACCCCGTCCAGTCCCCGCTCCGCCTCCAACCCCGCCCCTATCAGAGCCCTTGGCCCCGCCCTTATTTCTGCCCACCCCGGCCTCACGCCCTCGGCCCCGCCCCTGTTTATGCCCCTCCCCATCGCTGCTCTAGGCCCCGCCCCTTCTACTCCGCCCTCGGCCCCGCTCCCGCTTCTATCACCGCCCCCGGGCCCGCCCCGTTTACGGCCCCGCCCTCGGCCCCGCCCCTGTTTctgcccctcccctttccctgcccTAGGCTCCGCCCTGCCCCTTCTACTCCTCCCTCGGGCCAGCCGCGTCTCTATTGCAGGCCCAGCACCcccctgtccctgccccacccTTATCCCCCCCGCCGCTCCAGCCCTGGCGAGCGCGAGCTCTGGCGAGCGCGAGCTCTGGCTCGCTGTGCCGCGTAGAGCGTAATCTCAGCGCACTCCTCCCCACGCCCCCACCCACAGGCAGAAGATGCCGGTGCAAATTCAACCAGCAGCAGAGGTAAGAAGCCTCTCTGGGCTCTCACTCATCTACTCCCGCTCTGAAGGAGCACTGGGGGCGAGGCCGGAAGTCCACTCAATCCAGAGCCAGAGAGACCCCTCGGCAAATATGTATCAAGCACCTACTACGTGTCCAGCCCCAAGCCAGGCCTTGGGACCAAGCCACGAATTAACTGCCCTCCCTGCCTGGCTGAGCGTCCGGCCCAGTGGGGGCGGTGGCGATGGGCTCCAACAGACCCACAAATATAAAATCACGAAGCGCCGTAAGTGCTGTGAAAGAAAGAGCCGCGGCGAAATGAGATCACCTCACTTGGCGGCCCAGTTTAGCTCGGAGTCCTGTTTCTAGCTCTCTGATTCAtccttaaataaaaatgtaaagcccAGGCAATGTGTGAATACCTTGTCGGTATTAAGATACTTGTagatgttattataaataaaggtAGTATTTATTGGGTGTGTCCCACGTGCAGGATGCTGTTTCATGATGTGTTATTTATCCCTCACACCATATCTATAAGGCAGGTGCttttattaacctcattttacagatgaggaaaccaaggcacggGAAGGTGGTCACACGCCCCAAATCGCTCAACTGCAAGGTGAAGGCTCTAGGTTTCTAACCTAGGCCGTCTCCAGGCAATCTGCCCTCAAGTCGCTTTGGCTATACCTCCTTTGCAAATTCTAGTTCCTTCTCCAGCATTCGGGGAGGTACTCTCTGTTACCGGCCTGGAGCGCCTCCTGCCAAACACTTAAACTGCTCCTGGGTGCACTGGATTTTCTGGCGGCCCGGAGCCTGCTCCTCGCCCATCTCTGGGTCTCAGTACACaagtctgtgaaatgggggctGCACTGGGGTTTCCCGGGTGTAGCTGCCTCTCTCCTTTTCCATCCCCAATTCCTTCTGCATCTCTTTTCTCAGGACTGGGGAACCTGATGAAGAGGAGGGAACTTTCCGCAGCTCAATCCGCCGTGAGTTTGGGGAGACTTCGGGTGTTTGGGGATGCAAGCTGGTTCCAAGAACCCCTTTCCTGGTCCTCCGTGGGCGCGTGGAGCGGGGGGCTTGATCTGAAACCCGAGGTCGGGGAGTTGCCCTGCTGTGCTCCCACCTTCCAGAGGAGCTGGGGTGCCCCTCCTGCTATCCGAACTCTATGTGTTCCCCCTTAGGTCTGTCCACCCGCAGGCGGTAGAGACACCTGGTGCGATGGAAGCCAGCCAGGTCCTGCAGCTCTGACTAggctggaggggggaggggggaaggaggagggggcgaAGGGCTGGGATAGGGGGCTTGGAGGGCTCTCCTGCCTCTTACCCTTTTCACCCACACAGAATTCCCCTGGCACCTGACGCCTCCCACCCACCTTCCGCGCGCCCACCTCCATCTGGACTGTCCtctttcccagccctgcccccacagACTCCCGTCTGCCGCTCAGATTTCCAATAAAACGTGCTTTTCTGTCTTGACAGAGCGGTGTGGATCTGTCAGTCCCTTCGCGCGGAAAGCCTGGGCGCCCCCTTGGCCCCGGCAGAGGGCGCCCCCACCCTTGGGGAAAGGGCGGGGACGTCGGcagtgggcgggggcgggggcgggggtggccgGGACGGGGGCGGGCTCTCCGGGCCCCCATTGGCTACGGCCCCCTCCACACCAGGGCTCCCCCCATCTCCCCCCGACAACAGTCCGTCCCGGTTCCAGCTGCTGCAGCCGCGCCTTCACCGCCTCGGCATCCAGCCGACCCCTGCTCCGGCTTGGCATGGCGACCCCGACCCAGGTCACCACAAAGGGTGAGCGTCGCCTGGGGAGAGGGCGCAGGGGGGCTCCGGGATCTTAGAGCTTAGGAGAGAGGCTCTGGGGAGATTCCAGTACTggaaggggaggggaatggggaaggGGATGTCCCTTCCTACCATGGGCGGAGGCCCCTGCAGTGCACCCCTTGGCACCCCTCCAGGCCTCTTGGACACCTTCTCCCGGTGGTGTCGTTCCTGTGCGGGACCCGTGGTTGGAGAGCGGCAGTCCCCGGAGAAAGGATGCTCGGACCGGTAGCTATAGCAACCGGGTGGCTGGTCCAGCACAGCGGTGGTAGTGGACTCGAAGAGATGGGCTTCGAAGGTGGGAGCGGGTGGATCTGCAGCCACAGAGGTTCTCGCAGATTTCAGGGGGGTAAGGGGAGGGGGTCCGTATGCCTCTTCTTTTCCTAGTGCTGGCACCTACGGTGGGTGTTTCCTGAAATCTCTGACAGGCAGGTTCAGTAGGAagcagggagaaagagggaaagataggagctggaggaagtgagagagagacagagagagacagagagcaagagagagggagACCGAAAGGAATACAGAAAGAGACTGACAGAGAGCCTGAAAGAGATAGAGACTGAGAGACAGAGGGACTGAGGCAACTATGGAGAGGGAGGCATAAAGAcacagagggggagagagagagagagatggcccCACAGCGTGAGagggaaatggaaaagagaagggGGGGTGGCACAGGGTGGGGCCCGTACCACTGCAGTGAGCCCCCATGGGCAGGGATGGGTGTCAGGACCCTCCTTCCCAGCCCACATTCGGGGTGTTGTCTGGTCCGAAAGGTGCACTTGGGTGTGCACACAGATGCCCCTCTCTACCTCCATCGCCCACACAGATATTTACATTTCACACCATTAGCCCAATTGTGCACCCCCGAAATACTGACCCCCCCAACAGCCCCCTTTCTTGAGCCTGCTTCTGCAGATAGGCAAGGGGAAGGATGCTTCCATGGTGGGGGAGAGGTGGGCAAGGGAGGGTCTCTTGCGCTGAGAGCAGGGCCAGGGGAGAGGCCAGCGGTGCTGAGGAACCTCTGGCAAGTGAAGGGAACCCCAATTCCACTCTGATCTCTCCTCCCCTGTCTGCTTTCCTGGGAGGTGGGGGCTGCTGCACTGAGCCATATCTGCAGAATTTGAAGcagggcgggggggtgggggtggggggggcggctGCAGAGGCTGGAAGCCACCctagggagagggggcagggctgaggcAGCAAGCC harbors:
- the LOC101321670 gene encoding uncharacterized protein isoform X1; its protein translation is MEASQSGVDLSVPSRGKPGRPLGPGRGRPHPWGKGGDVGSGRGRGRGWPGRGRALRAPIGYGPLHTRAPPISPRQQSVPVPAAAAAPSPPRHPADPCSGLAWRPRPRSPQRASWTPSPGGVVPVRDPWLESGSPRRKDARTVPQEPDPFYYDYDTVQTVGMTLATILFLLGILIIISKKMKCRKADSRSESPTCKSSPQWPPSLSEPLKLPFPPSAPPPPAAPSLLIPRPQSRPLPRSPSLPTGAPPRPDLPALLFPTPTLP
- the LOC101321670 gene encoding phospholemman isoform X12 is translated as MASLSHILVLCVGLLAMVNAEAPQEHDPFTYDYQSLRIGGLIIAGILFILGILIILSRRCRCKFNQQQRTGEPDEEEGTFRSSIRRLSTRRR
- the LOC101321670 gene encoding uncharacterized protein isoform X8 is translated as MEASQSGVDLSVPSRGKPGRPLGPGRGRPHPWGKGGDVGSGRGRGRGWPGRGRALRAPIGYGPLHTRAPPISPRQQSVPVPAAAAAPSPPRHPADPCSGLAWRPRPRSPQRASWTPSPGGVVPVRDPWLESGSPRRKDARTVPQEPDPFYYDYDTVQTVGMTLATILFLLGILIIISKKMKCRKADSRSESPTCKSCKSELPSSAPGGGGV
- the LOC101321670 gene encoding uncharacterized protein isoform X5, which translates into the protein MKRRELSAAQSAVCPPAGGRDTWCDGSQPERCGSVSPFARKAWAPPWPRQRAPPPLGKGRGRRQWAGAGAGVAGTGAGSPGPHWLRPPPHQGSPHLPPTTVRPGSSCCSRAFTASASSRPLLRLGMATPTQVTTKDYDTVQTVGMTLATILFLLGILIIISKKMKCRKADSRSESPTCKSSPQWPPSLSEPLKLPFPPSAPPPPAAPSLLIPRPQSRPLPRSPSLPTGAPPRPDLPALLFPTPTLP
- the LOC101321670 gene encoding uncharacterized protein isoform X9, yielding MEASQSGVDLSVPSRGKPGRPLGPGRGRPHPWGKGGDVGSGRGRGRGWPGRGRALRAPIGYGPLHTRAPPISPRQQSVPVPAAAAAPSPPRHPADPCSGLAWRPRPRSPQRASWTPSPGGVVPVRDPWLESGSPRRKDARTVPQEPDPFYYDYDTVQTVGMTLATILFLLGILIIISKKMKCRKADSSPTCKSCKSELPSSAPGGGGV
- the LOC101321670 gene encoding uncharacterized protein isoform X2 translates to MEASQSGVDLSVPSRGKPGRPLGPGRGRPHPWGKGGDVGSGRGRGRGWPGRGRALRAPIGYGPLHTRAPPISPRQQSVPVPAAAAAPSPPRHPADPCSGLAWRPRPRSPQRASWTPSPGGVVPVRDPWLESGSPRRKDARTVPQEPDPFYYDYDTVQTVGMTLATILFLLGILIIISKKMKCRKADSSPTCKSSPQWPPSLSEPLKLPFPPSAPPPPAAPSLLIPRPQSRPLPRSPSLPTGAPPRPDLPALLFPTPTLP
- the LOC101321670 gene encoding uncharacterized protein isoform X3, with amino-acid sequence MKRRELSAAQSAVCPPAGGRDTWCDGSQPERCGSVSPFARKAWAPPWPRQRAPPPLGKGRGRRQWAGAGAGVAGTGAGSPGPHWLRPPPHQGSPHLPPTTVRPGSSCCSRAFTASASSRPLLRLGMATPTQVTTKVPQEPDPFYYDYDTVQTVGMTLATILFLLGILIIISKKMKCRKADSRSESPTCKSSPQWPPSLSEPLKLPFPPSAPPPPAAPSLLIPRPQSRPLPRSPSLPTGAPPRPDLPALLFPTPTLP
- the LOC101321670 gene encoding uncharacterized protein isoform X7; this translates as MKRRELSAAQSAVCPPAGGRDTWCDGSQPERCGSVSPFARKAWAPPWPRQRAPPPLGKGRGRRQWAGAGAGVAGTGAGSPGPHWLRPPPHQGSPHLPPTTVRPGSSCCSRAFTASASSRPLLRLGMATPTQVTTKGLLDTFSRWCRSCAGPVVGERQSPEKGCSDRNHWTSGPIRILKNVKKLIVEIFSPSLSFSASLPQFLRNLTHFTTTMTLSRPWA
- the LOC101321670 gene encoding uncharacterized protein isoform X11; protein product: MKRRELSAAQSAVCPPAGGRDTWCDGSQPERCGSVSPFARKAWAPPWPRQRAPPPLGKGRGRRQWAGAGAGVAGTGAGSPGPHWLRPPPHQGSPHLPPTTVRPGSSCCSRAFTASASSRPLLRLGMATPTQVTTKVPQEPDPFYYDYDTVQTVGMTLATILFLLGILIIISKKMKCRKADSSPTCKSCKSELPSSAPGGGGV
- the LOC101321670 gene encoding uncharacterized protein isoform X6, giving the protein MKRRELSAAQSAVCPPAGGRDTWCDGSQPERCGSVSPFARKAWAPPWPRQRAPPPLGKGRGRRQWAGAGAGVAGTGAGSPGPHWLRPPPHQGSPHLPPTTVRPGSSCCSRAFTASASSRPLLRLGMATPTQVTTKGLLDTFSRWCRSCAGPVVGERQSPEKGCSDREQEGVLGTNRKKMQEHSWAWVPIPKKDPPLGQKPVLQRQQQEFLRNLTHFTTTMTLSRPWA
- the LOC101321670 gene encoding uncharacterized protein isoform X10, encoding MKRRELSAAQSAVCPPAGGRDTWCDGSQPERCGSVSPFARKAWAPPWPRQRAPPPLGKGRGRRQWAGAGAGVAGTGAGSPGPHWLRPPPHQGSPHLPPTTVRPGSSCCSRAFTASASSRPLLRLGMATPTQVTTKVPQEPDPFYYDYDTVQTVGMTLATILFLLGILIIISKKMKCRKADSRSESPTCKSCKSELPSSAPGGGGV
- the LOC101321670 gene encoding phospholemman isoform X4; its protein translation is MGDIYTQGQAESGPAAEGRRAGILRTRTMASLSHILVLCVGLLAMVNAEAPQEHDPFTYDYQSLRIGGLIIAGILFILGILIILSRRCRCKFNQQQRTGEPDEEEGTFRSSIRRLSTRRR